Below is a genomic region from Actinoallomurus bryophytorum.
ATCCGGCCGCTCTTGCGCTCGCCCACCAGCCCCGCGTCCTTGAGCACCTTGAGATGCTCGGAGACGCTGGGGCGGCGCATCGCGAAGTGCGAGGCGAGCTCCTGTACGGGCAGCGGGCCGCGTTCGAGCAGGAGCCCCAGCAGCTGCCGCCGCGCCGGGCTGGCCAGTGCGGCGAAGACGTCGCTCTCAGGCACCGGAGGCCGTGGCCTGCAGGATGAGACCGTTGCCGTCGGGATCCTCAAGGGTGACGAACCGTCCCCAGGGCGCGTCCTGGACATCCGCGTCACCGAGCCCCAGGGACTCGATGTCGCCCTGAAGGTCGTCGGTCTCGATGACCAGGCCCTTGAGCGACCCGGGTGGCATCGTCTCGAACCAGGTGACCAGCGTGATCGAGGACACCGAGCCCCGTGGCCGTACCTGCACCCAGCGCTGGTCCGGCCCCATCGCGGTGTCGGCCACCAGCTCGAACCCGAGCGTGCCGACGTAGAAGTCCTTCGCGCGGTCCTGATCGGCGACCGGCACGGACAGCAGCTGAATGTGCGTGAGACTCATGGGGCCATAATAGGTAGGATTTTCCCTACCGGTCAACGCTCCAGGAGTCAGAGCGCGGCGCTGTCCGGGCGGACGCCTGTGCGGTGACCGAGCCGGCGGGACGCCTCCTCGGCCGCGCCGACGACCGCCGAGGCGAGCCGGCCGGTGTCCGAGGGTGCCAGGCGCTGGGTGGGTGCGCCGATTCCGATCGCCGCGACGAGATCCCCGGTCATGCCGAACACCGGGGCGCTGATCGAGGCCGCGCCGTAGTCGCGTTCTTCGAAGCTGGTCGCGTAGCCGGCCCGCCGGATCTGCCCGAGCTGCTCGGTGAGCAGGTCGATGTCGACGACGGTACGCGGGGTGTAGCGCGGCAGGCCCTGACCCACCGCGTCGCGACGCGCGGCGGGGTCCCAGGCCATGAAGACCTTTCCCGCCGAGCCCGCGTGCAGGGGCATCACCATGCCCACCACGAACAGGCGGATGACCGGGTGGCGGGACTCGGCCAGCGCGACGACGGTGCGGAACGCCCCGTCGCGCATGTAGAGGCAGGCCGTCTCGCCGGTCTCGTCGCGCAGCCGTCGCAGGGCCGGGCGCGTCAGCCTTACCAGGTCGAGCCCGAACGTTCCCGGCGCCGCCACCTGCACGAGGCCCAGCCCGATCCGGTAACGGTCCTCGTACCGGTCCAGGAACCCCTCGCGCACGAGGTTCTGCACCAGCCGCTGACAGGTGCTCGACGGCAGGCCGGTCAGCCTGGTGATCTGCTGCAGCGTGAGCTCGGGCTCCTCGATCGTGAACGACTCGAGGATCTGCTTGACCTTCCGGATCACGAGGACCGGCGCCACGGCGGCCTTCTCGCGCTCCTCACCCGACGTCGTCATCTTGACCCCATCTCTACCAACACCACATTATGGGATGACTACCCACGATGCGGATGTTATGGAGGGTGGCCATGAACACCGACCCGGCAGCGGGCCCGCC
It encodes:
- a CDS encoding VOC family protein — encoded protein: MSLTHIQLLSVPVADQDRAKDFYVGTLGFELVADTAMGPDQRWVQVRPRGSVSSITLVTWFETMPPGSLKGLVIETDDLQGDIESLGLGDADVQDAPWGRFVTLEDPDGNGLILQATASGA
- a CDS encoding ArsR/SmtB family transcription factor — its product is MPESDVFAALASPARRQLLGLLLERGPLPVQELASHFAMRRPSVSEHLKVLKDAGLVGERKSGRMRFYHLEPDPLREVSQWLTPYERFWREKLSGLRELLDEEGDAPS
- a CDS encoding IclR family transcriptional regulator; protein product: MTTSGEEREKAAVAPVLVIRKVKQILESFTIEEPELTLQQITRLTGLPSSTCQRLVQNLVREGFLDRYEDRYRIGLGLVQVAAPGTFGLDLVRLTRPALRRLRDETGETACLYMRDGAFRTVVALAESRHPVIRLFVVGMVMPLHAGSAGKVFMAWDPAARRDAVGQGLPRYTPRTVVDIDLLTEQLGQIRRAGYATSFEERDYGAASISAPVFGMTGDLVAAIGIGAPTQRLAPSDTGRLASAVVGAAEEASRRLGHRTGVRPDSAAL